Proteins found in one Mucilaginibacter inviolabilis genomic segment:
- a CDS encoding peroxiredoxin — translation MSLHLGDLAPNFTAQTTIGEIDFYEYLGDSWGVLFSHPADYTPVCTTELGKTALLKSEFDKRNVKALALSIDPLDKHLAWISDINETQNCSVEFPLIADEDRKVSMLYDMIHPNASATATVRSLFIIGPDKKVKLMITYPASTGRNFNEVLRVIDSLQLTDEYSVATPANWEAGEDVIIGLGVKTEDIESKFPEGHRIVKPYLRYTPQPTKQ, via the coding sequence ATGTCATTGCATTTAGGAGATTTAGCTCCAAACTTTACCGCACAAACTACCATCGGGGAAATTGATTTTTACGAGTACCTGGGCGATAGCTGGGGCGTATTATTTTCTCACCCTGCCGACTATACTCCCGTATGCACTACTGAACTGGGTAAGACTGCTCTATTAAAAAGCGAATTTGATAAACGAAATGTAAAAGCACTTGCTTTAAGTATAGACCCGCTTGATAAGCATCTTGCCTGGATCAGTGATATTAACGAAACCCAAAATTGCAGCGTAGAATTTCCACTTATTGCAGACGAAGATCGAAAAGTATCGATGTTATATGATATGATCCATCCAAATGCATCGGCAACAGCCACCGTTCGTTCCTTATTTATCATCGGGCCTGATAAAAAAGTTAAACTGATGATCACCTATCCGGCATCTACCGGGCGTAATTTCAATGAAGTATTACGGGTGATAGATTCTTTACAGCTAACCGACGAATACAGCGTAGCTACGCCAGCGAATTGGGAAGCAGGCGAGGATGTCATTATTGGCTTAGGTGTTAAAACAGAAGATATTGAATCAAAGTTTCCCGAAGGACATCGTATTGTGAAACCTTATTTAAGGTATACGCCGCAGCCGACAAAACAATAG
- a CDS encoding substrate-binding domain-containing protein, with protein MKKYILSIAMIMAVCFATYAQTDTLHVYGPGGPLSAMQDCAKVFTAKTGIPVIVTGGPEPKWLTPAQQNADVIYGGAEYMLTQFIQTHPGMVDVGTRVELYKRRAAILVRPGNPKHIASLKDLTKRGIHILDVNGAGQFGLWEDIAGKEGLIENIQRNISGSFANTALGIDAWKKDNTYDAWITYASWHENLKGITQVVEFPASSLLYRGTPVALTTNGKQRQQSNQFVQFLQSAAGHAIFKKWGWE; from the coding sequence ATGAAAAAATACATTTTAAGTATCGCAATGATAATGGCGGTTTGTTTCGCAACTTACGCTCAAACTGATACCCTGCACGTCTATGGACCGGGAGGCCCACTATCGGCGATGCAGGATTGCGCTAAAGTATTTACCGCAAAGACAGGTATTCCTGTAATCGTAACGGGAGGCCCCGAGCCTAAATGGCTGACCCCGGCTCAGCAAAATGCCGATGTGATCTATGGAGGTGCCGAATATATGCTTACCCAGTTTATCCAGACCCATCCGGGGATGGTTGATGTCGGTACAAGAGTTGAGCTGTATAAAAGAAGAGCAGCCATTTTGGTCAGGCCGGGAAACCCTAAACATATTGCATCGCTGAAAGACCTGACCAAACGGGGGATACATATTTTAGATGTGAACGGTGCAGGGCAATTTGGATTATGGGAAGATATTGCCGGAAAAGAGGGTCTGATTGAAAATATCCAGCGGAATATCTCAGGTTCGTTCGCCAATACCGCTTTGGGCATAGATGCTTGGAAAAAAGATAATACCTATGACGCCTGGATTACTTATGCCTCATGGCATGAAAACCTGAAAGGTATTACACAGGTAGTAGAATTTCCGGCCTCATCACTCTTGTACCGTGGTACTCCCGTAGCATTAACGACAAACGGTAAGCAAAGGCAGCAGTCAAATCAATTTGTTCAGTTCCTTCAAAGCGCAGCGGGTCACGCGATATTTAAAAAATGGGGTTGGGAATAA
- a CDS encoding Crp/Fnr family transcriptional regulator: MKLFGAILEEELRANSQLKTLPAETVMMQSNSYIRSIPVVLSGSMRVIREDEDGREILLYYIKPGESCIMSFLAGIHEDTSKVKLVVEEDSEVLMLPIAKASEWIKVYPEWADFIFKLYHRRFEELLDVINAVAFQKLDDRIVTLLKRKASVYGSNEFSITHQQLAEELGTTREVISRLLKQMEKQELITLSRNKIILNIPL, from the coding sequence ATGAAACTATTCGGAGCAATTTTAGAAGAAGAACTGCGAGCCAACAGCCAGCTTAAAACCCTGCCGGCTGAAACGGTGATGATGCAATCGAATAGTTATATTCGGTCTATCCCGGTGGTGCTTTCCGGTAGCATGCGTGTGATTCGCGAAGATGAAGACGGGCGGGAAATATTACTTTACTACATCAAACCCGGCGAAAGCTGCATTATGTCTTTTTTGGCCGGGATACATGAAGATACCAGTAAGGTCAAATTAGTGGTGGAGGAAGATTCGGAAGTGTTGATGCTGCCTATTGCCAAAGCCAGTGAATGGATCAAGGTATACCCGGAATGGGCGGACTTTATCTTTAAACTTTACCATAGACGTTTCGAGGAATTGCTGGATGTGATCAACGCGGTTGCCTTTCAAAAGTTAGACGACCGGATCGTGACCTTGCTGAAAAGAAAAGCAAGTGTTTACGGATCGAATGAGTTCAGCATTACCCATCAGCAACTGGCCGAAGAATTGGGCACCACCCGCGAGGTGATCTCCCGGCTGCTTAAACAAATGGAAAAACAGGAATTAATTACGCTCTCCAGAAATAAAATCATTTTAAATATCCCTCTGTAA
- a CDS encoding DUF305 domain-containing protein: protein MMPKLSFVILLMSLFGVAKAQHHDMSMSMSMPTSTNVYLKMMDQMMVNMDRVVPTASADEDFLAMMIPHHQGAVDMANYEIAHGKNRELIQLAKSIKAEQLVQIQQMQLLLRNTKTFAGKGKAHQQANQKMMVVMMQQMPKDKTLSNDDNAFARVMIPHHQAAIDMAKVALQYGTDKNTKRLAESIISDEQIEIDQMKKFTPIQ, encoded by the coding sequence ATGATGCCAAAACTCAGTTTTGTTATTTTGTTGATGTCGCTTTTTGGTGTAGCCAAAGCTCAGCATCACGATATGTCTATGTCAATGTCGATGCCTACTTCAACAAACGTATACCTGAAAATGATGGATCAGATGATGGTTAATATGGATAGGGTCGTACCCACCGCGTCAGCCGATGAAGATTTCCTGGCGATGATGATCCCGCATCATCAGGGCGCTGTGGATATGGCGAATTATGAAATAGCGCACGGCAAAAACCGGGAGCTGATCCAACTGGCCAAAAGTATCAAAGCCGAACAACTGGTGCAGATCCAGCAAATGCAATTGCTGCTACGCAATACCAAAACATTTGCCGGCAAAGGCAAAGCTCATCAACAGGCCAATCAAAAAATGATGGTGGTCATGATGCAGCAAATGCCGAAAGATAAAACGCTAAGTAACGACGACAATGCTTTTGCCCGAGTCATGATCCCGCACCACCAGGCCGCTATTGACATGGCTAAGGTGGCGTTGCAATACGGGACCGATAAAAACACCAAGCGTCTTGCCGAAAGTATTATCTCGGATGAGCAGATCGAAATTGATCAAATGAAGAAATTCACACCTATCCAATAA
- a CDS encoding molybdate ABC transporter substrate-binding protein, translating into MKNYKNILFSVAAFIACSNQVKAQEHRFDPPWNTPPESKVMFTVPGVDNVPDLFGDINDPQLVVFFAGNQFMCLDDMMAAFKKAYPQYQRVFAETLPPGILAKQIMGGSITIGNLRITLKPDVYTAGKNRTDQMPEYFSKTEPYAYNRLAIMVQKGNPKNIKGLKDLGQAAIRVSMPNPDFEGIGKRIEQAYVLAGTESLRKTIMEDKLKDSTTYLTQIHHRQSPMRIMYGQSDAAPVWYSEAYYQVMIKHPVDMVEIPSDQNINATYVAGQLKNAPHAQAARDFMDFLVSPAAKAIYRKYGFTTK; encoded by the coding sequence ATGAAAAATTATAAAAATATATTGTTTAGCGTAGCAGCATTTATTGCATGCAGCAACCAAGTTAAAGCCCAGGAGCACCGGTTTGATCCGCCCTGGAACACTCCGCCGGAAAGCAAGGTGATGTTTACCGTGCCGGGGGTTGATAATGTTCCCGACCTGTTTGGTGACATCAACGACCCGCAGTTAGTTGTGTTCTTTGCCGGTAACCAGTTTATGTGCCTGGATGATATGATGGCGGCATTTAAGAAGGCTTATCCGCAATATCAGCGGGTATTTGCGGAAACGTTGCCTCCGGGCATTTTAGCCAAACAAATTATGGGTGGTTCGATCACCATCGGAAACCTGCGTATTACGCTTAAACCTGATGTATATACTGCAGGAAAAAACCGTACAGATCAAATGCCGGAATACTTCAGCAAAACCGAACCGTACGCCTATAACCGTCTGGCTATAATGGTACAGAAAGGCAATCCGAAAAATATTAAAGGATTAAAAGATTTAGGGCAGGCTGCGATTCGTGTTAGTATGCCGAACCCGGATTTTGAAGGGATAGGTAAACGCATTGAGCAGGCTTATGTACTCGCAGGTACAGAATCTTTGCGTAAGACTATTATGGAAGATAAGTTAAAGGATAGTACCACTTACCTTACCCAGATCCATCACCGTCAATCACCGATGCGTATTATGTACGGTCAATCGGACGCTGCCCCGGTATGGTATAGTGAGGCTTATTACCAGGTGATGATCAAACACCCGGTTGATATGGTCGAGATCCCTTCTGATCAGAATATCAACGCGACTTATGTTGCAGGACAACTAAAAAATGCGCCGCATGCACAGGCAGCCAGGGATTTTATGGACTTTTTGGTTAGCCCGGCAGCCAAAGCGATATACCGCAAATACGGATTTACAACCAAATAA
- a CDS encoding FAD-binding oxidoreductase, producing MENIVQIISIKDITHNVKRFRVTKPAGYHFNAGQATELSINAPGWKEEKRPFTFTSLNNDSFLEFTIKIYNDHQGVTNHLDMLQKGDELILRDVWGAIEYKGPGYFIAGGAGITPMLAILRQLHQYGQLEGNKLFFSNQTDQDIILHDELQDMLCQNVIFTTTRQNDVAHDHRRIDAAFLQAEVKNFDKHFYVCGPDQMVSAINEALKLEGVTPDYLVFEQ from the coding sequence ATGGAAAACATCGTTCAAATAATTTCGATCAAAGACATTACTCACAATGTAAAACGATTTAGAGTGACAAAGCCTGCTGGCTATCATTTTAATGCCGGGCAAGCTACCGAATTGTCCATTAATGCCCCCGGGTGGAAGGAAGAAAAACGCCCGTTTACATTTACCAGCCTCAATAATGATAGTTTTCTTGAATTCACTATAAAAATTTATAATGATCATCAGGGCGTAACTAACCATTTGGATATGCTGCAAAAAGGCGACGAACTCATTTTAAGAGATGTTTGGGGAGCTATTGAATATAAAGGGCCGGGGTATTTTATCGCAGGTGGTGCAGGCATTACGCCAATGTTGGCCATATTAAGGCAACTACATCAATATGGGCAGCTGGAAGGAAATAAACTTTTCTTCTCAAATCAGACCGATCAGGATATTATTCTTCACGACGAGCTACAGGATATGCTTTGCCAGAATGTTATATTCACAACTACTCGTCAAAACGATGTTGCGCATGACCATCGCAGGATAGATGCTGCATTTTTGCAAGCCGAAGTTAAAAATTTCGATAAACATTTCTATGTATGCGGCCCGGACCAAATGGTGTCTGCTATCAATGAAGCTTTAAAACTGGAGGGGGTAACGCCTGACTATTTAGTTTTTGAACAGTAA
- a CDS encoding YncE family protein gives MKKLMILFLLLPLTKLSAQDRVYTGNQISNTVSVIDPKTQTYLGEIVLGKPQPEILSPLYKGQALVHGLGYTPKRQLLAAVSIGSNSVTFISTATNKLLKTVYIGRSPHEATFNPSGTQAWISVRGEAYISVIDAATLKEIKRVPVADGPGMVSFTPNGKWAYVCSSFTAQLDVVNTATYKVVKSIPVVSPFSPNIFCSPDGKWIAMTHKDVGKVTQISTATNKIEKVFNTGPITNHVTFTVTNKVPLMLVTVGGENTLKVFDINQGFKLVDSITTGSLPHGVWPSGDGKFAYVGLENDDQVQVVDLVKMAIVKTIPIGQCPQALLYAVNAGPVTPLTTGLSPLNAGNKSQVIKMKSTGAISATGMLNARSVGLTDLVQQDFKKLEANTAYTLALTNSTEQPYKTDYVINAFKTDAKGAFSGQSTGIIKSVGKPMADYKMVILINDANKTTVMAGQ, from the coding sequence ATGAAAAAATTAATGATCCTGTTCCTGTTATTGCCGCTGACTAAATTAAGCGCACAGGACCGTGTGTACACCGGTAACCAGATCTCAAATACGGTATCGGTGATAGACCCTAAAACGCAAACCTATCTGGGTGAGATCGTATTGGGAAAACCCCAGCCGGAGATCTTAAGTCCGCTTTATAAAGGCCAGGCACTGGTACACGGCCTGGGCTATACCCCAAAAAGGCAATTACTGGCCGCCGTATCTATCGGCTCCAACTCAGTTACATTTATCTCTACTGCCACCAACAAGTTACTGAAAACAGTTTATATTGGAAGGTCGCCGCATGAGGCTACGTTTAATCCGTCGGGCACACAAGCCTGGATCTCGGTAAGAGGTGAAGCTTACATCAGTGTGATCGATGCCGCCACGCTGAAAGAGATCAAACGAGTTCCTGTGGCAGACGGGCCGGGCATGGTTTCCTTTACCCCGAACGGAAAATGGGCCTATGTATGTTCCAGCTTTACGGCGCAATTGGATGTGGTGAATACGGCGACCTATAAAGTAGTTAAAAGTATCCCGGTTGTCAGCCCGTTCTCGCCGAATATATTTTGCAGCCCTGACGGTAAATGGATCGCAATGACCCATAAAGACGTTGGCAAGGTAACCCAGATCAGTACCGCCACCAATAAAATAGAAAAAGTGTTCAATACCGGCCCGATTACCAATCACGTTACGTTTACCGTTACCAACAAGGTGCCCTTAATGCTCGTGACCGTTGGCGGCGAAAACACCCTGAAAGTATTTGATATCAACCAGGGTTTCAAACTGGTGGATAGCATAACCACGGGTTCATTACCACATGGCGTATGGCCTTCCGGCGATGGTAAATTTGCTTATGTAGGGCTGGAGAATGATGATCAGGTTCAGGTAGTGGACTTGGTAAAAATGGCCATTGTAAAAACGATCCCGATCGGTCAGTGCCCACAGGCTTTACTGTACGCTGTTAATGCGGGACCGGTAACACCTCTTACGACGGGCTTATCACCCCTGAATGCAGGTAATAAAAGCCAGGTAATTAAAATGAAAAGCACCGGCGCGATCAGCGCTACAGGCATGCTCAATGCAAGAAGTGTAGGCTTAACCGACCTGGTACAACAGGATTTCAAAAAGCTGGAAGCTAATACCGCATATACTTTAGCACTCACCAATTCCACCGAACAGCCCTACAAAACAGATTATGTAATCAATGCATTTAAAACGGATGCCAAGGGAGCTTTCAGCGGTCAGTCTACCGGTATTATTAAGAGTGTAGGCAAGCCTATGGCTGATTATAAAATGGTGATCCTGATCAACGATGCCAATAAAACTACGGTAATGGCAGGTCAATAA
- a CDS encoding DsrE family protein, with translation MKKYTLILVAFAFLTFVKTASAQTDPAAFTGATAKLKHYDALYILNSNDDKKIKGTLRNIDNALEDVRLKGKLHVELIAFGDGVAVYMKSGAYEQTLKDLQAKGVVLAQCSNTIKERKIDKNDLFPFVSYVPSGNGEIIIRQYQGWAVVHP, from the coding sequence ATGAAAAAGTACACCTTAATTTTAGTAGCCTTTGCCTTTTTAACTTTTGTAAAAACAGCAAGCGCCCAAACCGATCCGGCAGCTTTTACCGGCGCAACAGCAAAATTGAAGCATTACGATGCGCTATACATCCTAAATTCAAACGACGATAAAAAAATAAAGGGCACGCTGCGCAATATTGACAACGCGCTGGAAGATGTCCGCCTGAAAGGCAAATTGCATGTGGAGCTTATCGCCTTCGGCGATGGCGTTGCCGTTTATATGAAGAGCGGCGCATATGAGCAAACCTTAAAAGACTTGCAAGCCAAAGGTGTTGTTTTAGCTCAATGCAGCAATACGATCAAAGAACGAAAAATAGATAAAAACGACCTATTCCCGTTTGTATCCTACGTACCAAGCGGTAATGGCGAGATTATCATCCGTCAATATCAAGGCTGGGCTGTCGTTCATCCATAA
- a CDS encoding LysR family transcriptional regulator, translating to MLDFRLQVFYTVAKRLNFTKASTELYISQPAVTKHIKELEAEYKATLFERSGNKKIVLTPAGDMLLQYADKLLAIYKELEFDMNLLIKQHSGVLRIGGSNTVAQYVIPPVLAQFHKKFTDTRVNLVTGNTEQIEQALLNKEIDLGVVEGINRNPQIKYQEFIADELVLVCSTANNIIKKDMIKPEELKTLPLLLREPGSGSLDVIAHALKPFDIKLSDLQTEMQLGGTESIKSYLMHSSCFAFLSVQSILNELKANTLKIVDVKDFNIERPFYFIQLHGQPSSLAELFMRFSKTYKAH from the coding sequence ATGTTAGATTTCCGATTGCAGGTATTTTATACGGTAGCCAAAAGGCTTAATTTCACTAAAGCCTCAACCGAGCTATATATTAGCCAGCCAGCGGTTACCAAACACATTAAAGAGTTAGAAGCTGAATATAAGGCAACCCTCTTTGAACGTAGCGGCAATAAAAAGATCGTATTGACCCCGGCGGGTGATATGTTGCTTCAATATGCTGATAAGCTATTGGCCATTTATAAAGAATTAGAATTCGATATGAACCTACTGATAAAACAGCATTCAGGCGTATTGCGTATTGGTGGTAGTAATACCGTCGCACAGTATGTAATACCTCCGGTACTGGCACAGTTTCATAAAAAGTTTACAGACACGCGTGTAAACTTGGTTACGGGTAATACAGAGCAAATAGAACAGGCTTTATTAAATAAAGAGATAGACCTGGGAGTGGTAGAAGGAATAAATCGTAACCCGCAGATAAAATACCAGGAATTTATTGCCGATGAACTGGTGCTGGTTTGCAGTACGGCCAATAATATCATAAAAAAAGATATGATAAAGCCGGAAGAATTAAAAACGCTTCCTTTACTGTTGCGTGAACCGGGGTCAGGTTCACTGGATGTTATTGCACATGCGCTGAAGCCATTTGATATTAAATTATCCGACCTGCAAACAGAAATGCAGTTAGGAGGAACTGAGAGCATTAAATCGTACCTGATGCATAGCAGTTGTTTCGCCTTCCTTTCTGTTCAGTCTATATTAAATGAACTTAAGGCAAATACTTTGAAAATAGTAGATGTTAAAGACTTTAATATAGAACGGCCTTTTTATTTCATTCAGCTACACGGTCAACCATCCTCACTGGCTGAATTATTTATGCGTTTTTCCAAAACTTACAAGGCACATTAA